A genomic stretch from Bdellovibrionota bacterium includes:
- a CDS encoding SprT family zinc-dependent metalloprotease translates to MSLKSEVKINLKIKLERVPRMRGFKVSILPNSTVVVRLGKSENLSRVHGFIDSNQAWLKKCLEKTIFIQSQYPQLSFIEGEAYRFLGENYFLKYEKTDGKFGVEIKKPYLILKVPTKIWKDDFAKYPHPQFRKNILKFYQEAAERVLPKRVKELAEITGLKPTKVSLRKQRTLWGSCSPSGSIQLNWKLISAPINVIDYVVIHELAHLKHPNHSKRFWNEVAIFCPDYKQLKLWLKKHYYSFDHLNETSELHSTKWKSDLR, encoded by the coding sequence ATGAGTCTTAAAAGCGAAGTAAAAATCAACCTAAAAATCAAACTCGAAAGAGTGCCTCGCATGAGGGGCTTTAAGGTCTCAATTCTGCCCAATTCGACGGTAGTAGTGAGGCTTGGAAAATCGGAAAATCTTTCTCGCGTACACGGTTTTATTGATAGCAACCAAGCTTGGTTAAAAAAGTGTTTAGAAAAAACAATTTTTATTCAATCTCAGTACCCTCAACTGAGTTTTATCGAGGGAGAAGCTTATAGATTTTTGGGCGAAAATTATTTTCTAAAGTACGAAAAAACAGATGGAAAATTCGGTGTTGAAATTAAAAAACCTTATTTAATCCTCAAAGTTCCTACAAAAATTTGGAAGGATGATTTTGCAAAATACCCACATCCTCAATTCCGAAAAAACATTCTTAAATTTTATCAAGAAGCTGCTGAAAGGGTTTTGCCAAAAAGAGTGAAAGAACTTGCTGAAATCACAGGTCTTAAGCCGACCAAGGTATCGCTCAGAAAACAGCGCACTCTTTGGGGAAGCTGTTCGCCGTCGGGCAGTATTCAGCTAAACTGGAAACTCATTTCAGCGCCCATCAATGTTATTGATTACGTAGTAATCCATGAACTTGCGCATTTAAAACATCCGAATCATTCAAAGCGTTTTTGGAATGAAGTTGCTATATTTTGCCCAGATTATAAGCAACTAAAGCTGTGGCTTAAAAAGCACTACTACAGTTTTGATCACTTGAACGAAACGTCGGAGCTGCACAGCACAAAATGGAAGTCCGATCTTCGATAG
- a CDS encoding SCO family protein, whose translation MKKLSSAQHFKVFVAVSLAASSFAFAENANAPWKQVGAVSNEVPRELENVGIKEQNGATVDPGLIFTDDTGKKVTLGDYYNKDKPIILSLVYFNCPSLCNMHLNGLNDGLKGLDWAVGDKFEVLSVSIEPKEDYKLAAGKKESYIEAYGRKESASGWHFLTGEDSQIKALAKQVGFGYKWDEASQQYAHSSAAIVLTPEGKISRYLHGISFDPKTIRLSMVEASSGKIGEIVDHLVLMCFKYDPNKRTYAFYAFNIMKYGAAICLLIFLAFLIPNWRRMLKESK comes from the coding sequence ATGAAAAAACTATCGTCGGCCCAACATTTTAAGGTTTTTGTAGCAGTGTCTCTCGCTGCTTCAAGCTTTGCATTTGCAGAAAATGCTAATGCTCCTTGGAAGCAAGTTGGCGCGGTATCCAATGAAGTGCCAAGAGAATTAGAAAACGTTGGAATCAAAGAGCAAAACGGTGCAACAGTGGATCCAGGATTAATTTTTACGGATGACACTGGCAAAAAAGTAACATTGGGTGACTATTATAATAAGGATAAGCCAATCATTTTATCTTTGGTTTATTTTAACTGTCCAAGTCTTTGCAATATGCACTTGAATGGATTGAACGACGGGCTCAAAGGTTTGGACTGGGCTGTTGGGGATAAATTTGAGGTACTGTCTGTTTCTATTGAGCCTAAAGAAGACTATAAATTAGCAGCAGGAAAAAAAGAATCTTATATAGAGGCTTACGGTAGAAAAGAAAGTGCATCGGGATGGCATTTTTTAACTGGTGAGGACTCGCAGATTAAGGCTTTAGCAAAACAAGTGGGCTTTGGTTATAAGTGGGATGAGGCTTCTCAGCAATATGCCCACTCTTCGGCAGCCATCGTGCTTACTCCTGAGGGCAAAATTTCTCGCTACCTTCATGGAATATCTTTTGATCCAAAAACAATTCGACTTTCAATGGTAGAAGCATCCAGTGGTAAGATCGGTGAGATCGTAGATCATTTGGTATTGATGTGCTTCAAGTACGATCCAAATAAAAGAACATACGCGTTTTATGCATTTAATATTATGAAATATGGAGCAGCTATTTGCTTGCTCATTTTTTTAGCTTTCTTAATTCCAAACTGGAGAAGAATGCTAAAGGAATCTAAGTAA
- the coxB gene encoding cytochrome c oxidase subunit II yields MSYMPIQGSTIAKEVDLLFDFTVWSSVLACIILLGGMTFFIIKYQRRSDNDKTAHISHNHLLEFIWSFIPLVIFLGMFYWGWHVYSKMRTFPADAMEISITGRQWAWDMTYSTGKKVTNELVIPVETPVVLNMTSVDVIHSFYVPSFRVKQDVVPGKRSKMWFQSDKLGDYELFCTEFCGTAHSGMIGKVRVVTRAEYDVWIKKDKSTMTPAELGKDHFVSKGCVACHSTDGSIKVGPSLKAVWGSTVKHSDGSSALVDEGYVRSSILNPQEKYVAGFQGVIMPSFQGLITEDEINEIVEYLKTLK; encoded by the coding sequence ATGTCTTACATGCCGATACAAGGATCGACGATCGCAAAAGAAGTAGACTTGTTATTCGACTTCACAGTTTGGTCGAGTGTGCTTGCCTGCATAATTTTGCTAGGTGGAATGACTTTTTTCATCATTAAGTACCAGCGTCGTTCTGATAACGATAAAACAGCGCACATTTCGCACAACCACTTGCTGGAATTTATCTGGAGCTTCATACCTCTTGTTATATTCTTAGGTATGTTCTATTGGGGCTGGCACGTTTACAGCAAAATGAGAACATTCCCTGCAGATGCGATGGAGATCAGTATCACAGGAAGGCAGTGGGCATGGGACATGACTTATTCTACTGGGAAAAAAGTAACTAATGAATTGGTTATTCCTGTAGAAACGCCAGTGGTTCTGAACATGACTTCTGTCGATGTAATCCACAGCTTCTACGTTCCAAGTTTCCGCGTGAAACAAGACGTGGTTCCTGGAAAGAGATCTAAGATGTGGTTTCAGTCAGATAAGCTTGGAGATTACGAACTATTCTGTACAGAGTTTTGCGGTACTGCCCATTCAGGCATGATCGGTAAAGTTCGTGTAGTGACTAGAGCGGAATACGATGTTTGGATTAAAAAAGATAAATCAACAATGACTCCTGCAGAGCTTGGTAAAGATCACTTTGTTTCTAAAGGCTGTGTGGCTTGCCACTCAACTGATGGCTCAATTAAAGTGGGTCCTTCCCTTAAAGCAGTTTGGGGATCGACGGTAAAACATTCTGATGGTTCATCTGCATTGGTTGATGAAGGCTACGTTCGCAGCTCTATATTAAATCCTCAGGAAAAATATGTAGCCGGATTCCAAGGCGTGATTATGCCTTCATTCCAAGGCTTGATTACAGAAGATGAGATTAATGAAATTGTCGAATATTTAAAGACGTTGAAATAA
- a CDS encoding cbb3-type cytochrome c oxidase subunit I, with protein sequence MAHGHVEGTNYLNAEKGLWSWLTTLDHKRIGIMYFITVMLLFFIGGMFALLLRLELMMPGTQFISPDVYNQVMTLHGSVMV encoded by the coding sequence ATGGCACACGGTCACGTAGAAGGTACAAATTACCTGAATGCAGAAAAAGGTTTGTGGTCTTGGTTAACAACTCTCGATCATAAGAGAATTGGAATCATGTATTTCATCACAGTGATGCTTTTGTTTTTTATCGGTGGAATGTTCGCTCTATTATTGAGATTGGAATTGATGATGCCAGGGACGCAGTTCATTTCTCCTGATGTTTACAATCAGGTGATGACACTTCACGGATCGGTGATGGTCT
- a CDS encoding cbb3-type cytochrome c oxidase subunit I: protein IPGIPAFLGNFFLPIMIGAKDVAFPKLNLLSWYCLIVGALIAFYALFAGGVDTGWTFYTPYSIKTSEGTLYVVLGAFVMGFSSILTGLNFIATVHKLRAPGMTMNRMPLFVWALYSTAIIQVLATPILAITLLLLVAERTLGIGFFDASLGGDPVLFQHFFWFYSHPAVYIMILPAMGVISELIATYSKKVIFGYTAIAYSSLAIAAVSFFVWGHHLFVSGQSEFAGKIFSFLTMLVGVPTAIKMFNWVATMYKGSVKLDTPMLYAIGFLFLFAIGGVTGIMLAVMAIDVHLHDTYFVVAHFHYVMVGGTLMSIMGGILYWFPKMFGKMYNETTARLSFIGIFLGFNITFFPQFILGIQGMPRRYHDYIPEYAWLNKLSTFGSWFILLGFLFGLYTVIQGLRKGAPAPKNPWGGTTLEWQIDSPPITTNFKDLPTVTEGPYEYR, encoded by the coding sequence TTATCCCGGGTATTCCAGCATTTTTAGGAAACTTTTTCTTACCAATTATGATTGGTGCAAAAGACGTTGCTTTTCCTAAACTCAACTTACTCAGCTGGTACTGCTTAATCGTAGGGGCATTGATTGCATTCTACGCTTTGTTTGCAGGAGGAGTTGATACTGGTTGGACGTTCTACACTCCATACTCTATCAAAACGAGTGAAGGAACTCTTTATGTTGTGCTCGGTGCTTTCGTTATGGGTTTCTCTTCTATCTTAACGGGATTAAACTTCATTGCGACAGTTCATAAACTAAGAGCTCCTGGAATGACTATGAATAGAATGCCACTTTTTGTTTGGGCACTTTATTCAACTGCGATCATTCAAGTTCTTGCAACTCCGATCCTTGCGATCACTCTTCTATTGTTAGTAGCAGAGAGAACTTTAGGAATTGGATTCTTTGATGCGTCACTTGGTGGTGATCCAGTATTGTTCCAGCACTTCTTCTGGTTCTACTCGCATCCTGCAGTCTACATCATGATTTTGCCAGCGATGGGCGTGATCTCAGAGCTTATTGCAACTTACTCTAAAAAAGTTATTTTCGGTTACACAGCGATTGCCTATTCATCACTTGCGATTGCAGCGGTGAGCTTCTTTGTTTGGGGCCATCACTTGTTTGTATCTGGACAATCCGAGTTTGCGGGAAAGATCTTCTCTTTCTTAACTATGCTTGTAGGTGTTCCGACAGCGATCAAGATGTTCAATTGGGTTGCGACTATGTACAAAGGCTCAGTGAAACTTGATACTCCGATGCTTTACGCAATTGGTTTTTTGTTCCTATTTGCTATCGGTGGTGTGACAGGAATTATGCTTGCAGTTATGGCTATCGATGTTCATTTGCACGACACATACTTTGTTGTTGCTCACTTCCACTATGTGATGGTGGGTGGAACATTGATGTCGATCATGGGTGGGATTCTATATTGGTTTCCAAAAATGTTCGGCAAGATGTACAACGAAACTACGGCTAGACTTTCTTTCATTGGAATTTTCTTGGGATTCAATATCACGTTCTTCCCGCAATTCATTCTTGGAATTCAAGGTATGCCACGCAGATACCATGACTATATTCCCGAATACGCTTGGCTGAATAAGCTTTCTACTTTTGGTTCTTGGTTCATTTTACTTGGATTCTTGTTTGGACTTTACACAGTCATTCAAGGTTTAAGAAAAGGTGCACCAGCTCCAAAAAATCCTTGGGGTGGAACAACATTAGAGTGGCAGATTGATTCGCCACCAATCACAACTAACTTTAAAGATTTACCAACAGTAACTGAGGGGCCGTATGAGTATCGTTAA
- a CDS encoding cytochrome c oxidase subunit 3 family protein, which yields MSIVKTDSLGNKYAEHYLDSQHQDATGKHGVWLFMVTELMMFGGLFVAYALFKNIYPEVFHAGHKFLDWKMGALNTIVLLSSSLTMALSIHYVQKGKPKIAMGHLAFTFLCGAAFMVIKYFEYSHKIHEGLVPGKFFHYAEMGGEPVNLALYFGLYYMMTGLHGIHVLTGMSLIAWCFFKIKRGDYSPTYYTSLEGVGLFWHVVDLIWIYLFPLLYLVI from the coding sequence ATGAGTATCGTTAAAACGGACAGTTTAGGAAATAAGTACGCAGAACACTATTTAGATTCTCAGCACCAAGATGCTACAGGCAAACACGGAGTTTGGTTGTTCATGGTAACTGAGCTAATGATGTTTGGTGGTTTGTTTGTAGCTTACGCATTATTTAAAAATATTTATCCAGAAGTTTTCCACGCGGGTCATAAGTTTTTAGATTGGAAAATGGGAGCGCTCAACACGATCGTTCTTCTTTCTAGTTCTTTAACTATGGCTTTGAGCATTCACTATGTTCAAAAAGGAAAACCAAAAATTGCGATGGGGCATTTGGCATTCACATTTCTTTGTGGTGCTGCCTTCATGGTGATTAAGTATTTTGAGTACTCACATAAAATTCACGAAGGGTTAGTTCCTGGAAAATTCTTTCACTACGCAGAAATGGGTGGAGAACCAGTAAATTTAGCTCTTTATTTTGGTCTTTACTACATGATGACGGGTCTTCATGGCATCCACGTTCTAACGGGGATGTCTTTGATTGCTTGGTGTTTTTTTAAAATTAAACGTGGTGATTACAGCCCGACATATTACACTTCCCTCGAAGGCGTTGGACTTTTCTGGCACGTTGTCGATTTGATTTGGATTTATTTATTCCCTTTACTCTATCTAGTGATTTAA
- a CDS encoding cytochrome C oxidase subunit IV family protein, with product MAQNGQHHITPLKTFLKVYATLVFLTVFTVYTATQWHIGVLNTPLAMLIATVKVLIVMFWFMHLKYDTKLNKVTIFSAFFFLFVFFGFSALDVFTRYNMEDTSIAALEAKVETGKTTAPVETKPPQEVIKTPEEPGQGPAAH from the coding sequence ATGGCACAAAACGGACAACACCATATTACACCGCTTAAAACTTTCTTAAAAGTTTATGCAACTTTAGTTTTTCTTACGGTCTTTACTGTTTATACAGCGACTCAATGGCACATCGGTGTTTTGAACACGCCACTTGCCATGTTGATTGCTACAGTTAAAGTTCTTATCGTTATGTTCTGGTTCATGCACTTGAAGTACGATACGAAGCTAAATAAGGTTACAATCTTCTCTGCCTTTTTCTTCTTATTTGTATTCTTCGGATTCTCAGCCTTAGATGTTTTCACTAGATACAACATGGAAGACACAAGCATTGCGGCTTTAGAAGCAAAAGTAGAAACTGGTAAAACTACAGCTCCAGTAGAAACAAAACCTCCTCAAGAAGTTATTAAAACTCCAGAGGAACCAGGCCAGGGACCTGCTGCACACTAA
- the cyoE gene encoding heme o synthase — MKQLLDRTIWEITKPRIVKMVLITGALGYALGFPFEYNFSYFHFILFLIGLGSISGGSLALNSAQEWQHDIKMDRTVERPIPSGLVSPKKAFGFSASLIIFGLLVLYYVQPLTCLIGFLTVFFYNFIYTVILKRRSPFAAVPGAIPGAAPVLMGYSAINTNIFSSDSIYVFLLMFLWQMPHFWALAIRYMDDYAKGGFPVLPVKLGKQRTLYHMGLYLIPYIALAVMSPWFVETGYAYYILVLPLAVISVYEFYKFLESRGEKNWVRFFVWINLSMLAFLAAPVLDRWAFYFFKGIMRQ, encoded by the coding sequence TTGAAACAATTACTTGACCGAACAATTTGGGAAATAACAAAACCAAGAATCGTTAAGATGGTTCTCATCACGGGGGCTCTTGGTTATGCGTTAGGTTTTCCTTTTGAATATAATTTTTCTTACTTTCATTTCATTTTATTTTTAATTGGTTTGGGTTCTATTAGCGGTGGAAGCCTGGCTTTAAATTCTGCGCAGGAATGGCAACATGACATTAAGATGGACCGCACCGTTGAGCGACCAATTCCAAGTGGGTTGGTTTCTCCTAAAAAAGCTTTTGGTTTCTCTGCGTCTTTAATTATTTTCGGACTTCTTGTTCTTTATTACGTTCAACCACTGACTTGTCTGATTGGCTTTCTAACAGTATTTTTTTATAATTTTATCTACACCGTCATTTTAAAAAGAAGATCACCTTTTGCTGCTGTCCCTGGAGCTATACCTGGAGCTGCGCCAGTCTTGATGGGATATTCCGCTATAAATACAAATATTTTTAGCTCAGATTCCATATATGTTTTTCTACTTATGTTTTTATGGCAGATGCCGCACTTCTGGGCCCTAGCTATTAGGTATATGGATGATTATGCAAAGGGTGGGTTTCCAGTTCTGCCAGTAAAATTGGGCAAGCAGCGCACTCTTTACCATATGGGGCTTTATTTAATTCCATATATTGCGTTAGCTGTAATGTCTCCATGGTTTGTGGAGACGGGCTACGCATATTACATCTTGGTATTGCCTCTTGCTGTTATTTCGGTTTATGAATTTTATAAATTTTTAGAATCCAGAGGTGAAAAAAACTGGGTTCGATTTTTTGTTTGGATTAACTTAAGTATGTTAGCGTTCTTGGCTGCTCCAGTTTTAGATCGCTGGGCTTTTTATTTTTTCAAAGGAATCATGAGGCAGTAA
- a CDS encoding COX15/CtaA family protein: MGALVENKLLKNFLRTLIILTFILISLGGAVRAMNAGLACPDWPLCFGKLIPDFHVQVYYEFIHRVLAGFVALLTFGLTAYFHIKKFPKKILKTSWFGVLILLVQIVFGGLTVLKLLHFSVVTAHLVFGMSFLCSLLWLYFQLFDESNQLLEKTPKSFHAVLVVVAGMLFLQIIIGGLVSTNYAGLTCEGFPLCNGELIPTLSGLVGLQVKHRLWGYITALAIFSFTQLIWKNRKQKWMDPKNVKYGIWLSVLVIIQIGVGAANVIFQIPPIITVIHLALATTLMGLMLRILKR; this comes from the coding sequence ATGGGTGCGTTAGTTGAAAATAAACTTCTAAAAAATTTCTTAAGAACATTAATTATTCTCACTTTCATTTTAATTTCCCTCGGCGGCGCAGTAAGAGCGATGAATGCAGGTCTTGCTTGCCCGGATTGGCCGCTTTGTTTTGGGAAACTAATTCCTGATTTTCATGTGCAAGTTTACTATGAATTCATTCACAGAGTTCTAGCGGGCTTTGTAGCTCTTTTGACTTTTGGTTTAACGGCGTATTTTCATATCAAGAAATTTCCTAAGAAAATCCTTAAGACCAGTTGGTTTGGTGTTTTGATTCTTTTGGTCCAAATTGTATTTGGTGGTTTAACAGTACTTAAGCTTTTACACTTTAGTGTAGTTACAGCTCACTTGGTTTTTGGAATGTCATTTCTATGTTCGCTACTATGGCTTTATTTCCAATTGTTTGATGAATCTAATCAGCTTCTAGAAAAAACACCCAAATCATTTCATGCTGTTCTCGTGGTAGTTGCAGGAATGCTATTCTTGCAAATCATTATTGGTGGATTGGTTTCTACAAATTACGCAGGTCTTACTTGCGAAGGGTTTCCGCTTTGCAATGGTGAGTTGATACCCACACTTTCAGGGCTTGTAGGATTGCAAGTAAAGCATAGACTTTGGGGATATATCACCGCTCTTGCAATTTTCTCATTCACACAGTTAATTTGGAAAAATAGAAAACAAAAATGGATGGATCCAAAAAATGTAAAGTACGGCATTTGGTTATCAGTACTGGTAATTATTCAAATCGGCGTAGGCGCAGCCAACGTCATCTTCCAAATTCCACCAATCATTACAGTAATACATCTAGCACTAGCAACAACCCTAATGGGCCTAATGCTAAGAATCCTAAAAAGGTGA
- a CDS encoding hemolysin family protein: MEEIIIVLVCLVLNAIFAAYEMAFVSVPKSSLRKLAREGNKSAKRLVGLREHPERTLSVIQIGITLVGAIAAAIGGVGATGTIVPYFMQTWGLRETAAEVIAVVLVVLPITYLNVVVGELVPKTLALRNPTKIVLKGAETLFVFDRLLSPVVTALEWSTKKILRIFFHKSHAPETTSHTSIEIDSFSPTHQKFIINMVEIEKKQIKDVMIPWEKVNHIRHTDDMNTVLQVVLNSGHTRLPVIDNDYVLGILHTKEFVALKESGELRWQGIVRPAVNVHSNDAVLRVLRMMQEKRNHMFIVVSSIAERVGIVTLEDIIEEIVGDIFDEDDDGTVRRIFASKARRKLTLE, encoded by the coding sequence ATGGAAGAGATAATCATAGTTTTAGTCTGCTTAGTTTTAAATGCCATCTTTGCTGCATATGAAATGGCGTTCGTCTCCGTTCCAAAATCTTCCCTTAGGAAATTAGCAAGAGAAGGCAATAAGTCTGCAAAACGTCTGGTTGGTCTTAGAGAACATCCAGAAAGAACTCTATCCGTTATCCAAATAGGAATCACCTTAGTTGGTGCCATTGCTGCCGCAATTGGTGGCGTTGGCGCTACAGGCACAATAGTTCCTTACTTTATGCAGACCTGGGGGCTTAGAGAAACTGCTGCAGAAGTGATCGCAGTTGTATTGGTCGTACTTCCAATTACTTATTTGAATGTTGTTGTAGGTGAATTGGTTCCTAAAACTTTAGCTCTCAGAAATCCAACGAAAATTGTTCTTAAAGGGGCTGAAACATTATTCGTGTTTGATAGGCTGTTATCCCCAGTAGTGACAGCACTTGAATGGTCGACAAAAAAAATTCTCAGAATTTTCTTTCATAAATCTCACGCTCCGGAAACAACTTCTCATACTTCAATTGAAATTGATTCTTTCTCCCCTACTCATCAAAAATTTATAATTAACATGGTAGAAATTGAAAAAAAACAAATCAAAGATGTGATGATTCCATGGGAAAAGGTAAATCACATTAGACACACAGACGATATGAACACCGTTCTTCAAGTTGTTCTTAACTCTGGCCATACTCGTCTACCTGTCATCGATAACGATTACGTTCTCGGAATTTTACATACAAAAGAGTTTGTCGCTCTAAAAGAATCCGGAGAATTAAGATGGCAAGGTATTGTTCGTCCAGCTGTGAATGTACACTCTAACGATGCGGTTCTTAGGGTCCTAAGGATGATGCAAGAGAAACGAAATCATATGTTCATTGTAGTTTCATCCATCGCAGAGAGAGTTGGGATTGTAACTCTAGAAGATATCATCGAAGAAATCGTTGGCGATATCTTCGATGAAGACGATGACGGAACAGTCCGAAGAATCTTCGCCTCAAAAGCCCGCCGCAAACTCACCCTAGAATAA
- a CDS encoding TIGR02757 family protein → MTLQKIKRLRITLEKAHEDFLLNNEISADALEPALKFQNPRDKELVSFICSILAYGRIVQVKRNIHALIDPMGDNPAEWLVEQTESDLKKHVKNWKHRFNDAHDILIMLLVLQKIYTDHGSIEKFLNPSRYKNTADLLIAIRKNFYALIPKNKKPKKSFDFFIPDPKLGSASKRMNLYLKWMVRDTEPDLGLWKTFSKKNLIVPLDTHVFKQAKSLQITARNVADLETAIEITEFLKKLDVDDPTRYDFALCHLSINNTLLTWD, encoded by the coding sequence ATGACACTTCAAAAAATTAAACGACTTAGAATAACTTTAGAGAAAGCTCACGAAGATTTTCTTTTGAATAACGAAATCTCTGCCGATGCATTAGAACCGGCCTTAAAGTTTCAAAATCCCAGAGATAAAGAACTTGTCTCTTTCATCTGCTCTATTCTCGCCTATGGACGCATTGTGCAGGTCAAAAGAAACATCCACGCATTAATTGATCCCATGGGAGACAACCCCGCAGAATGGCTTGTCGAACAGACAGAATCCGATCTTAAAAAGCATGTGAAGAACTGGAAGCACCGATTTAATGATGCTCACGACATCCTCATTATGCTTTTAGTTTTACAAAAAATTTATACAGATCATGGATCTATCGAAAAATTTCTCAATCCTTCTCGATACAAGAATACAGCAGATCTTCTCATTGCCATTCGAAAAAATTTCTATGCTCTCATTCCTAAAAATAAAAAGCCTAAAAAATCTTTTGATTTCTTTATTCCCGATCCAAAACTAGGAAGCGCTTCAAAAAGAATGAATTTGTACTTAAAATGGATGGTTCGAGATACAGAACCTGATTTAGGATTATGGAAAACATTTTCCAAGAAAAACTTGATTGTTCCCCTAGACACTCATGTTTTTAAGCAAGCTAAATCTCTGCAAATCACAGCTAGAAATGTAGCCGATCTTGAAACTGCAATTGAGATCACAGAGTTTTTAAAGAAGCTGGACGTCGACGACCCTACTCGATATGACTTTGCACTTTGTCATCTTTCCATTAACAACACCCTACTCACTTGGGATTGA
- a CDS encoding outer membrane beta-barrel protein, producing MKNLFLFTFISILALSPKAFSEGPKADTFKLGAVVGNVGLTGDPGEDSNNSSKNAIGVGGVFGYSIEDELSFELMYMQSSHDKLDHKDFNLGVQYYVNSYEPFYYGITGGVAFVTNEVGTIDDTAFGLFIGAGADVFTKRALIIGLQARYYSMFGSEVNGVEIVDDYYTVLARILFQF from the coding sequence ATGAAAAATCTATTTTTATTTACGTTCATTTCTATTCTAGCTTTATCACCTAAAGCTTTTTCTGAAGGCCCAAAAGCCGACACATTTAAACTCGGTGCCGTTGTTGGTAACGTTGGCCTGACTGGCGATCCGGGAGAAGATTCTAATAATTCTTCAAAGAATGCTATCGGTGTTGGTGGTGTATTTGGTTACAGCATTGAAGATGAATTGAGCTTTGAATTGATGTACATGCAAAGTTCACACGATAAATTAGATCACAAAGACTTCAACCTTGGCGTTCAATATTATGTAAACAGTTATGAACCATTCTATTATGGAATCACTGGTGGTGTAGCCTTTGTAACTAATGAAGTTGGAACAATTGATGATACTGCTTTTGGATTATTCATTGGTGCAGGAGCTGACGTATTCACGAAAAGAGCTTTGATCATTGGTCTTCAAGCTCGTTACTACTCAATGTTTGGTTCAGAAGTAAATGGTGTTGAAATCGTTGATGACTACTACACAGTTCTCGCGAGAATCCTTTTTCAATTCTAA
- a CDS encoding polyhydroxyalkanoate synthesis regulator DNA-binding domain-containing protein, which yields MTDRQVNTTTTPKIIKRYQNRKLYDTQQSCYVTLDDIAKMIRASEEVTVIDNKTKRDITASTLSQIIFEAEKKAADYAPLYVLRDIIQHGNGSMSSYLAKLDVFTPEEKETPVKEIVKDFLEKGPRSFDDMKSTLENRVAKAQENKAQDNTTSNSNPSFEPTPELPNSNRNFSN from the coding sequence ATGACAGACAGACAAGTTAACACAACTACGACACCAAAGATTATCAAACGTTATCAAAACAGAAAGCTGTATGATACACAGCAAAGCTGTTACGTGACACTAGACGACATCGCTAAGATGATTCGTGCTAGCGAAGAAGTAACTGTGATCGACAATAAGACAAAAAGAGACATTACAGCTTCAACATTGTCACAAATCATCTTCGAAGCAGAAAAGAAAGCAGCTGATTACGCTCCTCTTTATGTTCTTAGAGATATCATCCAACACGGAAACGGAAGCATGTCTAGCTACCTAGCTAAACTTGATGTTTTCACTCCGGAAGAGAAAGAAACTCCAGTAAAAGAAATCGTAAAAGATTTCCTTGAAAAAGGACCTAGATCTTTTGATGACATGAAATCAACTCTAGAGAATCGCGTTGCGAAGGCTCAAGAGAACAAGGCTCAGGACAACACAACTTCAAACAGCAATCCAAGCTTTGAACCAACTCCTGAACTTCCAAATTCAAACAGAAACTTCAGCAACTAA